In Pedobacter africanus, a single window of DNA contains:
- the bioA gene encoding adenosylmethionine--8-amino-7-oxononanoate transaminase, whose amino-acid sequence MSLAERDEKVIWHPYTQMKDPLPHVPVVRAQGVYLFAEDGKKYIDAVSSWWVNIHGHAHPHIAEKVAEQLRTLEHVIFAGFTHEPAVQLAERLLPLLPGDQTKVFYSDNGSTAVEVALKMCLQYWTNTSKARTKIIAFKEAYHGDTFGAMSVSGRSIFTDPFNALLFDVEFIDLPNAGNIEQLKSRINYLSNEVACFIFEPMVLGASGMLMYDAAYLDQLIECCQKHGILTIADEVMTGFGRTGKYFSCEALQNRPDIFCLSKGLTGGTMPLGVTTCNNKMFNAFLSEDKLKTLYHGHSFTANPVACAAALASLDILLEPDTLLNIKRISESHQAFAAKIGGHPKLKNIRQRGTILAMEWETGTDTCYLNGLRNQLYLYFLERGIVMRPLGNILYILPPYVISNEDLEYIYQTILQALKDI is encoded by the coding sequence ATGAGCCTGGCCGAACGTGATGAAAAAGTAATCTGGCACCCTTATACGCAAATGAAAGACCCCTTGCCACATGTTCCGGTTGTAAGGGCCCAGGGGGTGTACCTTTTTGCTGAAGATGGCAAAAAGTATATCGATGCAGTTTCCAGCTGGTGGGTGAATATCCATGGACATGCGCATCCCCATATCGCCGAGAAAGTTGCGGAGCAGCTCCGTACGCTGGAACATGTTATTTTTGCGGGCTTTACCCATGAGCCCGCCGTGCAACTTGCCGAGCGTTTGCTTCCTTTATTGCCGGGAGATCAGACAAAAGTCTTTTACAGTGATAACGGATCTACAGCCGTAGAAGTGGCCTTAAAGATGTGCCTGCAATACTGGACCAATACCAGCAAGGCACGTACAAAGATCATCGCATTTAAAGAGGCTTACCATGGTGATACTTTTGGGGCCATGTCTGTAAGCGGCCGCAGTATATTTACTGACCCCTTTAACGCGTTGTTGTTTGATGTAGAGTTTATAGATCTGCCCAATGCCGGGAATATTGAACAGTTGAAATCCAGGATCAATTACCTTTCAAATGAAGTAGCCTGTTTCATCTTCGAACCTATGGTGCTTGGTGCCAGTGGTATGCTGATGTATGATGCGGCCTACCTGGATCAGTTGATTGAGTGCTGTCAGAAACATGGGATCCTGACCATCGCTGATGAGGTGATGACTGGCTTTGGGCGTACAGGAAAGTACTTTTCCTGTGAAGCGCTGCAAAACAGGCCGGATATCTTTTGCCTGTCTAAAGGCTTGACCGGAGGAACCATGCCTTTGGGCGTTACCACTTGCAACAATAAAATGTTTAATGCTTTTTTGAGTGAGGATAAATTAAAAACGCTATACCACGGGCACTCATTTACAGCTAACCCGGTAGCCTGTGCCGCAGCACTGGCCAGTCTGGATATTTTGCTCGAACCTGACACACTGCTTAACATCAAAAGAATAAGCGAAAGTCACCAGGCATTTGCGGCAAAGATCGGGGGGCATCCGAAACTGAAAAACATCCGGCAAAGGGGTACCATCCTGGCTATGGAATGGGAAACCGGTACTGATACTTGTTATCTTAATGGATTAAGGAACCAGTTGTATCTTTACTTCCTGGAACGCGGTATTGTTATGCGCCCGCTGGGCAATATTTTATATATTTTGCCTCCATATGTGATCAGTAATGAAGATCTGGAGTATATTTACCAAACTATTTTACAGGCATTAAAAGATATATAA
- a CDS encoding NUDIX domain-containing protein, which produces MSYFNVRVYGLLINEHNEVLISDEQSGDRRFSKFPGGGLELGEGLIDALKREFIEECNAEIEVLYHLYTTDFYEQSSFNDSQILSIYYLVKAVSPLKLNFKTIAFDFDQNTLQSFRWININELKTEDVTFKTDKTAIELLLKQIHS; this is translated from the coding sequence ATGAGTTATTTTAACGTTAGGGTATACGGGCTGTTGATTAATGAGCATAATGAAGTGCTGATCAGTGACGAGCAATCGGGCGATCGCAGGTTCAGTAAATTTCCGGGAGGAGGTTTGGAACTTGGGGAAGGCTTAATTGATGCATTGAAACGCGAATTCATAGAAGAATGCAATGCGGAAATCGAAGTGCTGTATCACTTATATACCACAGATTTCTACGAACAATCCTCATTTAACGACAGTCAGATCCTGAGTATTTATTATCTGGTTAAAGCCGTAAGCCCACTAAAACTGAATTTTAAAACCATTGCATTCGACTTTGACCAGAATACCCTGCAGTCGTTCCGATGGATCAATATAAACGAACTCAAAACGGAGGACGTGACTTTTAAAACGGATAAAACAGCAATTGAGCTGTTGCTAAAACAAATACATTCATGA
- the queA gene encoding tRNA preQ1(34) S-adenosylmethionine ribosyltransferase-isomerase QueA produces MKLSQFKFNLPESLVANNPSEERDEARLMVLHKDSGKIEHKIFKDVLEYFDDQDVMILNNTKVFPARLYGNKEKTGATIEVFLLRELNKELRLWDVLVDPARKIRVGNKLYFGDDDLLVAEVVDNTTSRGRTIRFLFDGTDEEFRKNIEILGETPLPKYIKRKATAQDKERYQTIFAKHEGAVAAPTAGLHFSRELMKRLELKGVNFAEVTLHVGLGTFRSVEVEDLTKHKMDSEQFIIEQKDADIVNKAIERKKRVCAVGTTSMRAIESAVSSARTLKAANDWTSKFIFPPYDFSIANSMITNFHTPESTLLMMVSAFGGYDYVRHAYEVALKEKYRFYSYGDAMLII; encoded by the coding sequence ATGAAGTTATCTCAATTTAAGTTTAATTTACCTGAATCACTGGTTGCCAATAATCCTTCAGAAGAGAGGGATGAGGCCCGTTTAATGGTTTTACACAAGGATAGTGGTAAAATTGAACATAAAATATTTAAAGATGTTTTAGAGTATTTCGATGATCAGGATGTGATGATCCTGAACAACACCAAAGTATTTCCAGCCCGCTTGTACGGGAATAAAGAAAAAACAGGTGCTACTATTGAGGTATTTCTTTTAAGGGAACTAAACAAGGAACTTCGCTTATGGGATGTTTTGGTTGATCCGGCCCGTAAAATCCGGGTAGGCAACAAACTATATTTTGGAGATGATGACCTGTTGGTTGCTGAAGTTGTTGACAACACCACCTCACGTGGCCGGACTATCCGTTTCCTTTTTGATGGTACAGATGAAGAATTCAGGAAAAATATTGAAATCCTGGGTGAAACTCCCCTGCCAAAATACATTAAACGTAAAGCAACTGCGCAAGATAAAGAACGCTATCAGACTATTTTTGCAAAACACGAAGGAGCCGTTGCAGCCCCTACTGCAGGTTTGCATTTTAGTCGTGAATTAATGAAACGCCTGGAGTTAAAAGGTGTAAACTTTGCTGAGGTTACTTTGCACGTTGGTTTGGGCACATTCAGATCTGTTGAAGTAGAGGATTTAACCAAGCATAAGATGGATTCTGAGCAATTTATCATTGAACAGAAAGACGCGGATATTGTAAACAAGGCAATTGAACGTAAAAAAAGGGTATGTGCAGTTGGCACAACTTCAATGCGTGCTATAGAGTCGGCTGTTTCATCCGCAAGAACCTTAAAAGCAGCTAACGATTGGACCAGCAAGTTCATTTTCCCTCCATATGATTTCAGCATTGCAAACTCAATGATCACCAATTTCCATACACCAGAATCTACATTGCTAATGATGGTAAGTGCTTTTGGCGGATATGATTATGTAAGACATGCATACGAGGTGGCTTTAAAAGAAAAATACCGTTTCTATAGCTATGGAGATGCGATGCTGATCATCTAA
- a CDS encoding pyridoxal phosphate-dependent aminotransferase, with product MTFLSKRINNLSESQTIKMAKLGRELSAQGIDVINLSFGEPDFFTPDFVKDGAKKAIDDNFSYYSPVSGYPELRKAIAEKLLRENGLTYSFDQIVVSTGAKQSLANAVMCLVDPGDEVIVPTPYWVSYSEMIKLAEGETVFINATVENNFKITGAQLEAAITPKTKLFMFSSPCNPTGSVYSKEELADLVAVFEKYPNIYIISDEIYEHINFVGKHASIAEFDSVKDRVILINGFSKSYAMTGWRSGYMAANKEIANACDKLQGQITSGTCSIAQRASLVAYQGGLESVNQMVAEFKSRRDIVYALLKEIPGIKVNLPDGAFYFFPEVKAYFGKKNGDQIITNAEDLCLYLLNEAHVSTVTGEAFGNEDCIRLSYAAAEDKLRDAVSRIKATLAKLS from the coding sequence ATGACATTTTTATCCAAAAGAATCAACAACCTATCGGAGTCGCAAACCATCAAAATGGCGAAGTTAGGTAGAGAACTATCCGCACAAGGGATAGACGTTATTAACCTTAGTTTCGGGGAACCAGACTTTTTTACACCTGATTTTGTTAAGGACGGAGCCAAAAAGGCTATTGACGACAACTTCTCTTATTACAGTCCAGTTTCAGGCTACCCTGAATTACGCAAAGCTATTGCTGAAAAGTTATTGAGAGAGAATGGGCTGACTTACAGCTTTGATCAGATTGTAGTTTCTACAGGTGCCAAACAGTCGCTGGCCAACGCCGTAATGTGTCTTGTTGATCCGGGAGATGAAGTAATTGTACCTACTCCTTACTGGGTATCTTATTCAGAAATGATCAAACTTGCCGAAGGCGAGACGGTATTTATCAATGCTACCGTAGAGAATAATTTTAAAATAACAGGCGCACAACTGGAAGCTGCGATTACGCCTAAAACCAAATTGTTCATGTTCTCTTCTCCATGCAATCCTACAGGATCAGTATACAGCAAAGAGGAGCTGGCAGATCTGGTTGCTGTTTTTGAGAAATACCCGAACATCTACATCATTTCTGATGAGATTTATGAGCACATCAACTTTGTGGGTAAACATGCTTCAATTGCAGAATTTGATTCCGTGAAAGACAGAGTGATCCTAATCAATGGTTTTTCTAAGTCCTATGCAATGACTGGCTGGAGATCTGGCTATATGGCTGCAAACAAAGAAATCGCCAATGCCTGCGATAAATTACAGGGGCAGATCACTTCAGGCACCTGCTCTATAGCCCAGCGGGCCTCTCTTGTTGCCTATCAGGGCGGACTGGAATCAGTAAACCAGATGGTGGCCGAATTTAAAAGCCGCAGAGATATCGTATATGCTTTGTTAAAAGAAATCCCGGGCATTAAAGTGAACCTGCCGGATGGTGCTTTCTATTTCTTCCCTGAAGTAAAAGCTTATTTTGGTAAAAAGAATGGCGACCAGATAATTACTAATGCAGAAGACCTGTGCCTGTATTTATTAAATGAAGCACATGTATCAACAGTTACCGGAGAGGCTTTTGGTAATGAAGATTGTATCAGGCTTTCTTATGCTGCTGCTGAAGATAAACTGAGGGATGCCGTTTCAAGAATAAAAGCAACTTTAGCCAAACTGAGCTAA
- a CDS encoding ligase-associated DNA damage response DEXH box helicase produces MELEKSKGYKQVTKWLRKTRRKPFKFQTDAWQYYAEGYSGLINAPTGFGKTFSIFLAVVIDEINKEADQPGLKLIWITPLRSLAKDLARAMREVCTALELNWHIGVRNGDTPQDEKLKQKKQMPEVLIITPESIHLLLAQKNTFSFFDTLQCIVADEWHELLGSKRGVMTELGISRIKGLLKERQPDRLLRIWGISATIGNMEQAMEVLVPYADALKTIVKADLEKKIDIRSVLPDHIDLLPWAGHLGHKLAEKLLPIIYKSKTTLIFTNTRGQAELWYQTLLGLDENLAGVLAIHHGSIDHELRNWIEDALHSGALKAVISTSSLDLGVDFKPVDTVIQIGSPKGVARFLQRAGRSGHSPYETSTIYFLPTHALELVEAAAIKEAARTQNIESREPVVMAFDTLIQYLVTLAVGDGFDEATLFFEVKETHAFQELLPQEWSWIMQFITTGGDSLTAYTEFSKVAKIDGRWKVENRRTAMRHRLQIGTIVSDPMLKVKFITGGYIGMIEESFISRMKPGNSFTLAGRVLEFIMIKEMTVVVRKSKLKRAITPSWMGGRISLTANLGAILRNKYNETLDKTHQDIELDFIYPLFQRQKKASHVPKDNEFLIELITTKDGYHLFAYPFEGRQVHEIMAALIAYRLSKTQPISFSIAMNDYGFELLSEQNIPIDERDIKALFSPKNLGEDIVASVNATEMARRKFRDIACISGLVFQGFPGRYIANKHLQSSAALFFNVFSDYDKHNLLLRQAYDEAFYQQIEEPRLAAALQRIQLSKIIVVKTDRYTPLCFPIKVDSLRDSMSSEELSQRIERMTAETEKKTKRKHDN; encoded by the coding sequence ATGGAACTGGAAAAAAGCAAAGGGTACAAACAGGTGACTAAATGGCTAAGGAAAACCCGAAGAAAGCCCTTTAAATTTCAAACCGATGCCTGGCAGTATTATGCCGAGGGTTATAGCGGCCTTATTAACGCCCCTACTGGTTTTGGCAAAACCTTCTCCATTTTCCTGGCTGTGGTGATTGATGAAATCAACAAAGAAGCAGACCAACCCGGGTTGAAACTCATCTGGATTACTCCGCTCCGCTCGCTGGCCAAAGACCTGGCAAGGGCCATGCGTGAGGTTTGCACAGCACTCGAACTCAACTGGCATATAGGTGTCCGTAACGGCGATACGCCGCAGGATGAAAAACTGAAGCAGAAAAAGCAGATGCCCGAGGTGCTCATCATCACCCCTGAAAGCATTCACCTCCTCCTGGCACAAAAAAACACATTCAGTTTTTTCGATACATTGCAATGCATTGTAGCAGATGAATGGCACGAACTGCTGGGCAGCAAACGCGGGGTAATGACGGAATTGGGTATCTCCAGAATTAAGGGTCTGCTTAAGGAAAGGCAGCCTGACCGCTTGCTCAGGATATGGGGCATATCTGCAACTATAGGTAATATGGAACAGGCCATGGAAGTGCTCGTGCCTTATGCAGATGCGTTAAAGACCATTGTAAAGGCAGACCTGGAAAAGAAAATCGACATCAGGTCTGTTTTACCCGATCATATAGACCTGTTGCCATGGGCAGGGCATCTTGGACATAAACTGGCCGAAAAACTCCTGCCAATAATCTACAAAAGCAAAACCACCTTAATTTTCACCAACACCCGCGGACAGGCGGAACTCTGGTACCAGACCCTGCTTGGCCTGGATGAAAACCTGGCTGGAGTGCTGGCCATTCATCATGGATCGATAGACCATGAATTGCGGAACTGGATTGAAGACGCCTTACATTCCGGTGCCTTAAAGGCAGTGATCAGCACCTCTTCATTAGACCTGGGGGTAGACTTTAAACCCGTTGACACCGTTATACAGATCGGCTCACCAAAGGGTGTAGCCAGGTTTTTACAACGTGCAGGCCGGAGCGGACATTCGCCATACGAAACCTCCACCATTTACTTTTTACCGACCCACGCACTGGAACTGGTGGAGGCTGCTGCAATTAAAGAAGCAGCCAGAACACAAAATATTGAAAGTAGGGAACCGGTAGTGATGGCCTTCGACACCTTGATCCAGTACCTGGTTACCCTTGCCGTAGGCGATGGGTTCGATGAAGCAACACTATTTTTTGAAGTAAAGGAAACCCATGCTTTCCAGGAACTGCTGCCCCAGGAATGGAGCTGGATCATGCAGTTCATTACCACTGGAGGCGACAGCCTGACCGCATATACTGAGTTCAGCAAGGTAGCGAAGATTGACGGACGCTGGAAAGTAGAAAACAGGCGGACAGCCATGCGCCACCGCTTGCAAATAGGCACCATAGTAAGCGACCCCATGCTGAAGGTTAAATTTATAACCGGTGGCTATATAGGCATGATTGAAGAATCTTTTATATCAAGAATGAAACCTGGCAACAGCTTTACCCTGGCTGGCAGGGTACTGGAATTCATCATGATAAAAGAGATGACGGTTGTGGTCAGGAAAAGTAAGTTAAAAAGGGCGATCACCCCAAGCTGGATGGGTGGGCGCATATCGTTGACAGCTAATCTGGGTGCCATTCTGAGAAACAAATACAACGAAACTTTAGATAAAACGCATCAGGACATAGAGCTGGATTTCATCTATCCTTTATTTCAAAGGCAGAAAAAAGCTTCGCATGTGCCTAAAGACAATGAGTTTCTGATCGAACTGATCACAACAAAAGACGGATACCACCTGTTTGCCTATCCCTTTGAAGGCCGCCAGGTACACGAAATCATGGCTGCACTAATTGCTTACAGGCTAAGCAAAACCCAGCCTATTTCATTTTCTATTGCCATGAACGATTATGGATTTGAATTGCTGAGCGAACAAAATATCCCCATAGACGAAAGAGACATTAAGGCATTGTTCAGCCCCAAAAATCTTGGAGAAGACATTGTGGCTAGTGTAAATGCCACTGAAATGGCAAGAAGGAAATTCAGGGATATTGCCTGTATTTCAGGTTTGGTATTCCAGGGTTTCCCCGGCAGATACATAGCCAATAAACATCTGCAATCATCTGCGGCTTTATTCTTCAATGTATTCAGCGATTATGACAAACATAATTTATTGTTAAGACAAGCGTATGATGAGGCTTTCTATCAGCAGATTGAAGAGCCCCGGCTGGCCGCAGCGCTGCAACGTATACAGTTGAGCAAAATTATAGTCGTAAAAACGGACCGTTACACCCCACTCTGCTTTCCCATTAAGGTAGATAGCCTGAGGGACAGCATGAGTTCTGAAGAGTTGAGCCAGCGCATTGAAAGAATGACTGCGGAAACCGAGAAGAAAACAAAAAGAAAACATGACAATTAA
- a CDS encoding ABC transporter permease: MIIFRLIGESFRFAADALRQNKLRTMLSLLGITIGIFAIIFVFSAADTFRSKLQESIDKLGSKTIFVQKWPWGGFGDYPWWKYMNRPEASLRDYNALKERLEHAEGVSYEIYADSRTVKYRSNSVEGAGLKAASQDFNKTWNIDFQEGRYFTENEGKAGSPVIILGADIAEGLFNGEPAVGKKIIAMGRRLTVVGVFKKEGEDMLGMSQDKNILIPLNFAKSLFDIENGRYDPTVTVRGKEHIALDEIESEIRGAMRAIRKIRPGADDDFALNKSTIASNQLDVMFGVVDIAGWVIGGFSILVGGFGIANIMFVSVKERTNIIGIQKSLGAKNYFILLQFLFEAIALCLLGGLLGLFLVYIVTLISGALGFEMVLFMKNIILGIGVSFIIGTISGFWPAYSASRLDPVEAIRS; the protein is encoded by the coding sequence ATGATTATTTTCAGACTAATAGGCGAAAGTTTTAGGTTTGCAGCTGATGCCCTGCGCCAAAATAAATTGCGTACCATGCTTTCCTTACTGGGAATTACCATAGGTATTTTTGCCATCATTTTTGTATTCTCCGCCGCTGATACTTTTAGGAGCAAACTTCAGGAAAGCATAGATAAATTGGGTTCAAAGACCATCTTCGTTCAGAAATGGCCCTGGGGTGGGTTTGGCGATTACCCTTGGTGGAAGTATATGAACAGGCCAGAGGCTTCTTTAAGAGATTACAACGCACTTAAAGAACGTTTGGAGCATGCGGAAGGGGTCTCTTACGAAATTTATGCAGACAGCAGGACGGTGAAATATCGGAGCAATTCTGTAGAAGGAGCGGGTTTAAAAGCGGCATCGCAGGACTTTAACAAAACCTGGAACATAGATTTTCAGGAGGGCCGATATTTTACGGAAAATGAAGGTAAAGCCGGTTCCCCGGTGATCATTCTGGGAGCAGATATCGCCGAAGGCCTGTTTAACGGTGAACCTGCCGTGGGCAAAAAGATCATTGCAATGGGACGACGCCTAACCGTTGTGGGCGTCTTTAAAAAGGAGGGAGAAGATATGCTGGGTATGTCGCAGGATAAGAATATCCTGATTCCCTTAAATTTTGCAAAAAGTTTGTTTGATATAGAAAATGGACGTTATGACCCAACTGTAACGGTAAGAGGTAAAGAGCATATTGCTCTGGATGAAATTGAAAGTGAAATTCGTGGGGCCATGCGGGCCATCCGGAAAATCAGGCCTGGTGCAGATGATGATTTTGCATTAAACAAAAGCACGATTGCTTCTAATCAACTGGATGTAATGTTCGGGGTGGTAGATATTGCGGGATGGGTAATTGGGGGCTTTTCTATTCTTGTAGGCGGATTTGGCATCGCCAATATTATGTTTGTTTCTGTTAAAGAACGTACCAATATCATAGGCATTCAGAAGTCGTTGGGTGCCAAAAATTATTTCATTCTGTTACAGTTTTTATTTGAGGCCATTGCACTTTGTTTGTTGGGCGGTTTGCTTGGTTTGTTCCTGGTTTATATCGTAACGCTCATTTCCGGTGCCCTGGGCTTCGAAATGGTATTGTTTATGAAAAATATAATTCTTGGAATTGGCGTGTCATTTATCATTGGCACCATATCCGGTTTCTGGCCGGCTTACTCGGCCTCAAGGTTAGATCCTGTAGAAGCGATCCGCTCCTAA
- a CDS encoding cation diffusion facilitator family transporter — MDAKLSNLQPQKKAILTALCISIVLMLAKFVAYFITHSNAILTDAAESIVNVLATSFAFYSIYLTTLPKDENHPYGHGKVEFFSAFIEGTLIAIAGVIIVFKSGYDLVYPKPITQLYEGAAIIGATGLVNLFVGYYLINTGKKHQSITLEADGKHLLTDAITSAGLVIGILLIRLTEIYWLDSVISILLGLYIIYNGYKLTRRSVGGLMDESNVDLVATIIDILQKNRKDPWIDVHNLRAQQYGADLHIDCHITLPYYFDLNKVHQEISEIDQMINGKAHRKTELFIHADPCLPACCNYCRMKECPVRQEAFRGEIEWTIENATKNQKHFDQQ; from the coding sequence TTGGATGCTAAACTCAGCAATTTGCAACCTCAGAAAAAAGCCATATTAACCGCATTGTGCATCAGCATCGTGCTCATGCTGGCAAAATTTGTTGCCTATTTTATCACCCATTCCAATGCCATACTTACAGATGCTGCCGAGAGTATCGTAAACGTACTGGCCACTAGCTTTGCATTTTACAGCATTTACCTGACTACGCTGCCTAAAGATGAAAACCATCCTTACGGACATGGAAAAGTAGAGTTCTTTTCAGCTTTTATCGAGGGAACGCTGATTGCCATTGCCGGGGTGATTATTGTTTTTAAATCGGGCTATGACCTGGTTTATCCAAAACCAATTACCCAGCTGTATGAAGGTGCTGCCATTATAGGAGCAACTGGATTGGTAAACCTTTTTGTAGGCTATTACCTGATCAATACAGGAAAGAAACATCAATCTATAACGCTTGAAGCCGATGGTAAGCACCTTTTAACCGATGCAATTACCAGTGCGGGTCTGGTGATTGGCATCCTGCTGATCAGGCTCACAGAAATATACTGGCTTGATAGCGTAATTTCCATACTGTTAGGGCTTTACATCATTTACAATGGGTACAAGCTCACACGTCGTTCGGTAGGTGGTCTGATGGATGAAAGTAATGTTGACCTGGTAGCCACAATTATTGATATACTGCAAAAGAACCGTAAAGATCCCTGGATTGATGTACATAACCTAAGAGCTCAGCAATATGGGGCAGATCTGCACATCGATTGTCACATTACCCTGCCGTATTATTTCGATCTGAACAAGGTGCACCAGGAAATATCTGAAATTGACCAAATGATTAATGGTAAGGCGCACCGTAAAACAGAACTTTTTATCCATGCCGACCCCTGTTTGCCTGCCTGCTGTAATTATTGCCGCATGAAGGAATGTCCGGTCAGACAGGAAGCATTCAGGGGCGAGATTGAATGGACAATTGAAAATGCAACCAAAAACCAAAAACATTTCGACCAGCAATGA
- the pdeM gene encoding ligase-associated DNA damage response endonuclease PdeM, which produces MTINFKGEQLVLSTERAIYWEAQQMLIVSDLHIGKSAHFRKNGIQVPSTVGTTDLHRLSNLITQFMPETLLVTGDMFHNNINSDANAFMEWRKKYPDLKVVLVKGNHDDLRNEDYEALGITVHSKELLLFPFRFIHDKPSAIDEYYNISGHIHPGVMLYGKARQQLKFPCFYFGADCAVLPAFSVFTGLKIMTPGKGDSFYVITPQKVVKL; this is translated from the coding sequence ATGACAATTAATTTTAAAGGAGAACAGCTGGTCCTGAGTACAGAGAGGGCAATTTATTGGGAAGCACAGCAGATGCTCATTGTAAGCGATCTGCACATTGGCAAATCTGCGCATTTCAGAAAAAATGGCATACAGGTACCCTCAACTGTCGGAACCACCGATCTGCACAGGCTCAGCAATTTGATAACGCAGTTTATGCCTGAAACCCTCCTGGTTACAGGAGACATGTTCCACAACAACATCAACAGTGATGCAAATGCCTTTATGGAATGGAGGAAAAAATACCCGGATTTAAAGGTGGTACTGGTAAAGGGGAATCACGATGATCTGAGAAATGAAGACTATGAAGCACTGGGGATCACCGTACATTCTAAAGAACTGCTGCTGTTTCCTTTCCGGTTTATCCACGACAAACCGTCAGCAATTGATGAGTATTACAATATTTCCGGACATATTCATCCCGGTGTCATGCTCTATGGTAAAGCAAGACAGCAATTGAAGTTCCCTTGTTTTTACTTTGGTGCCGATTGTGCAGTGTTGCCGGCTTTTAGTGTTTTTACAGGATTAAAAATCATGACACCAGGTAAAGGCGATAGTTTTTATGTCATTACCCCGCAAAAAGTGGTTAAGCTGTAA
- a CDS encoding 2-C-methyl-D-erythritol 4-phosphate cytidylyltransferase, producing the protein MKYYAVIVAGGSGNRMQSSVAKQFLLLDGKPLLMHTIEAFNRCPLNPEILLVLNIHQHSYWEELCAVHNFDIYHQVIKGGEQRFHSVKNGLRAITGKGIVAVHDAVRPLVSSDLILRSYRNAEELGNCIPCIPPSDSARRLLNDGTNEALSRNELTLVQTPQTFNVDVLKKAYQVPFRNEFTDDASVAEYSGHNIYLIEGERKNIKITYPEDLEIAAIFMKNRN; encoded by the coding sequence ATGAAATATTATGCAGTTATAGTTGCAGGTGGCTCTGGCAACAGAATGCAAAGTTCCGTTGCCAAACAGTTCTTATTGCTGGATGGAAAGCCACTGCTTATGCATACTATTGAAGCTTTTAATCGGTGCCCCTTAAATCCGGAAATCCTACTGGTGTTGAATATCCACCAGCATAGTTACTGGGAAGAACTTTGTGCGGTCCATAACTTTGACATCTATCATCAGGTAATTAAAGGTGGCGAACAAAGGTTCCATTCTGTCAAAAATGGATTAAGGGCCATTACAGGTAAGGGGATTGTAGCGGTTCATGATGCCGTAAGGCCCTTGGTTTCATCAGACTTAATTCTAAGATCTTACCGGAATGCCGAAGAGCTGGGCAATTGCATCCCCTGCATTCCACCTTCAGATTCGGCAAGAAGGTTATTAAATGATGGTACAAACGAAGCCTTGAGCAGAAATGAACTTACATTGGTGCAAACACCCCAGACATTTAATGTGGATGTCTTAAAAAAAGCATACCAGGTTCCTTTCAGAAATGAATTTACAGATGACGCTTCTGTAGCTGAATATTCCGGGCATAACATCTATCTGATTGAAGGCGAAAGGAAAAACATAAAGATTACCTATCCTGAAGATTTGGAGATCGCTGCTATCTTCATGAAAAATAGAAACTAA